The Vigna radiata var. radiata cultivar VC1973A unplaced genomic scaffold, Vradiata_ver6 scaffold_207, whole genome shotgun sequence genomic sequence CTTCACAACTTCTTCATTTGAAATTGTGTGAGGAGTGCACTACTTGctcttttacataaataaaaaaatattgccTACATTCATAATAAATAGCTTCCTAGATCCGTAAAAAAACCcagattttatgataatatagtttcatacaaaaaaaaacacgAGCTAAATGTTAATCAAGGATCGACtatttgtgatttttatacGCGACATATACATACGGCTTCATCCATATATTCAAAAATTATTGAAAGTGTATATGGGagatcaattttatatatatatatatatatatatatatatatatatatatatatatatatatatatatatatatatgtatgtattgatTAGGTTTTATGGGATTAAATTaggtttagaatattttttaacaaaaataaaggttgaagaaaaagttaattaaatttattttatttttaataaacatgatatttttaacACATTTACTTTATGTATTAACACAAATATATACTCATAGCTCTCTTGTGTGCTTTATTTGTTTTGGTTGCAAAGTTCGCAAAACAGTGCATGAGCATCAGCTGTTCTTCTTAATTATTTCACTTGGATGAATGTTGGAGGCAATTAAGCATATGAAACACTGTGAAGTATGATGTTTTAGTTGATATCTGGTACAACATCATTGAATGGAGGCCCACAAATACATGTAATGATATATTGCGTTTAAATGAAGGATCATGCATGTATTGAGGGTAACTACCACAGACAGTTTTGGATAGATTTGAAAGGAATGTGTCCTAGGATTATTCAGCATCAAACTTATATATAAGATCAGTAAATAACCAAAGAAACTAGACTTTTCTCACCACCTTTTGATTTTACATTcttctataaaataaatctatttttaaaacttacacactatttctcttattttacaaaatttataattatattacattcaaaatcatatattaatacaTAAAACTGATTAAAAAactatgatttttatttaatattttgccTTATTATCACAAGAAAACcatcaatttaattaaacaagATTCGTTTCGGTTTTCAAAATGCATTTCAATTAAATTCTTCTACTATggaaaacaatatcaaataatacTTATATAAAGCGAGTTGTTGCATCATggaaatagttttctttttttaatttttcaataaaaactaGTAAAACCTGATCATGTGAATTATTAACAACAGctaacacacacacatacacttattggattaaatttaaaattaaaaaaaaaaatagattttcacAAACTTCATAAAAAACAACTTTGTGGGAAACATACGGGAAAGCTAGGAAACATAAGGGAAAGCTATATacttatgatttttaaaataaaaataaactgaataaaaaatatttccaacttcaaatttttaggaaactaaatatttatgatgTATGAGCCCCtaaatagaactatatatattggtaaccaaaacaaaaacttaataaTTTGTCCGGTTGATTTCtactgaatttttttattgcaaatatTCTAACATAACTCACCCCATtttcaagatataaaatatgattggttttgttttttattctcttaaaaatatagaataattatcttaaaattttaatgttaaaatattgaataatttttaatttttattatcataaattaatttagttgtttagtcaattaaaaaatatgacatttgttgtaatgtttatatttttttattaattgaatgaattagttaaaaatgataaaaagtgaTACCAAAACCTATATAcagattttctttcttcaaagaaaagagaacaactttatatatacaaattttcttttttcaaagaaaagagAACAAGTTTATAAGAAATACTTGTGTACCGTATGGCTAGTGAAGATGGTCGGTCTGCGTATGGTATGTGAAGATGGTCAGTCGGCCACGCATGAGTAGAAGTCAAATGGGAAGTCTCGGCAGCAAGATACTTAAGAGACACGGAGAATTGAGATTAAGGGTAAGTATCAATTAGTGCAGTGGACTGAGATTGGACCGTGATTAAGATTCCACTAATCTTAGGTTCATctcaaaaactatatatagaggttaaaggtaagaggtagattatcacatttattttGAAGCATCTTCAGCATCGGAGGTTCAtctcaaaaactataaatagaggttaAAGGTTATATCTATTAATTGCTATCTTAAGCATCGGAGTACCTTTAGCAGGTACCTCCGACCGATTTGGAGTGTTGACGAAGGAGAACTCAGACTAAGGACAAATACAGTCACCCATGCAGTTAAGGAGTAAAGTATCAAGATAATAAATGAAAGGCTTAATTCCACTTTTGGTCCCATGTTTGGAGGGTTGTGTTTAAtgtggtcctaccttttttttttggtagcaatagatcccaccttttgaaaaaatcgTTCAATTGAGTCATTTTGCCTTACGGCGTCAAATATTTAACGGTAGAACCTACACCCTGGACAAAACATACTGAACTATCTCTACGTGGCACTTATgtgaattttgaattaaaaaaaaaaagtcttgaCAGATCAACCATCTTCCACCTCCACTAACGTGAATGCCATCAACCATCACTCTTCATCGGAGTTTTCCACAATTGACCCTGGCAGAAACATTTGGAACACAACAATCAAGCACAGAAACACCACCACCTTACAAATCCATTGCAAGTAATCGAGCTTCTTAAAGAGCAACCTCAAAAAGCTCGATCTGAACCTGTGAAAAAAAggattcttctcttttctagtGAACTGAGTACCAAACAAGCTCCCCTTCTTCAATGGGATCCCAGATTCGAAGGAACCCATTAGAGTCTCATCAATTAGGTCGCAGCAAAATGGGGAAAAGCTTCAAACTTGGGCGAAAACTGGCATGCAGACTAACACCCAGATGCCAGCCCTTCAATGGGGATTCAANCAGAGCTGAAAAAGACCCAATCTTTGTGCTTGAATTCAAGAAAAAGGCCAAGAAAGATTCTGGGTGTGAGAAAACAGGGTTTTCATGTGGATTTGGGTAATGATTCCAATTTCTGTGGTTGTTTCTGGTTTTGGTTGCAGCTTCTGATgcggtgatgatgatgaatgatGGCCATGGTTGCGCGGATAGTTGCACTGTGGTGGAAGACGAATTGGGTTTCTGATATTCGGAATTGTGCTTGCAGATCTGGCTTTGATGCAGGTTGCGAAAATGGAGGAAGATTGATGGAAGAAAACGGCCATGGATGTTGCAGCGTGGTTGCGATTCGAAGGGGATGACGCTCGAAGCTTAACGGCGACAGGATTCTGGATTCTCCGCGACGGCGAAACTGTTGCTTGCTCACAGAAGGTTGGACGGTGGGGTGAAGGGTTTGTAATGGTGGTGACGACGTCGCGGTGCTTGTGGAGAGGTGGCTGCTAGCGGCGCGATTTCTCTGATTCACGGTGCAGTGCGACGGCAGCAAGGTAGTCACGGCAAAAACGATGGTGCGCGATGATGAAGGATTTGTGGTGGCTAATGGCGACGGCGACCTTGCGGCATGGTGGTGGTGACTGGTTGAGGCGTTGTGGTGGCCGGATTTTGGGTTCTGGCGAGGATGGTGGCAGCGGCCATGAGTGGCTAGGGTTTGGAtttgaaaattagggtttcttcaATTTCTCTGTCCCTTCATAGTGTCACGCAATCACATTACCTTGCCATGTTGTTAATGTTTATCCACAGGGCATCATCACTGTTAAAAATTTGACGCCGTAAGGCAAAATGACTCAATTGAAcgattttttcaaaaagtgggatctattgctaccaaaaaaaaaaaggtaggaccacattgaacacAACCCTCCAAACATGGGACCAAAAGTGGAATTAAGCCTAAATGAAATGTACAAGGTGAAGAAGACTCGATACACTTGCAGTACCaatcaattgacaaaagaagcAAGAAAGCCATACTTGAAGAGGGAGCTCCTACAAGCCCTAAGCATAGAGAAACAGAAAGACGGAGGCAAACAGACGATGCAAACGGTGAAGTGGAAAGTACAGAGAGAAAGTAATTGCAAGTACGGGAGAAGAATCCAGAACTCAAAAGTATTATTGAAAGTGAAGTGACGATTATAGTAAGCACAAGAGAGGAAaataaaaaggggaaaaagcAAGATGGGCTGGGCCGCAAGCCTGAAGGCCCAATGACTAACATTATCATCCCCCCTCAAGGTGGGAGTAGATGTTTGTCATTCCCAGCTTGGAATGAAGATACTTAAAAACCGTAGGAGTAAGAGGTTTAGTGAAGAGATCTAGAGCTTGTTTAGTGGTAGAAATTGGGAGCAACTTAAGGAGGACAATGTTGAGCTTGTCCCGAACAATGTGACAGTTGATTTCAATATGTTTGGTGCGTTCGTGGAAGACTTGATTGGAGGCAATCTGGATAGCGGAGCGATTGTCATAGTAGACTATGGCAGGTTGAGTGGTGATAATACGAAGGTCATGAAGAACGTAGGTCAACCATTGTAGTTCACAGGTGATAGCAGCTAGAGCCCAATATTCAGCTTCTGAAGAGCTTGTGGAAACAGTTTGCTCATTTTTGGATTTCCAAGAAATGATGGAATTGTCCTAATAAATGGAGTAACCAGTGATAAATTTTCTGGATTCGGGACAGGTGGCCCAGTCAGAATCACTATAGGCTTTGAGTTGATTGGTGTTGGTTCTTTGGAAGAGGATTCCATTGCCAGGACTTCCCTTAAGGTATCTAAGAATGCGGTGAGCAGCTTGTTGATGTAGGGAAGTAGGAGGGAAAACAAATTGGCTAAGATTATAGACAGAGAAGGTGATGTCGGGTCTGGTATTGGTGAGGTAGATGAGGCGGCCAATGAGTCTTCGGTAGGAGGAGGCATCTTCATCATTGAAGAGGTCGCCTTGACTAGTAAGACGTGAAGAGTGTGCCATAGGAGTGGGCATAGGGGCATTGGTATTCTCAGGCATTGCACATTGACTATTAATATGATCATCACCATATAATTCATAACGTTGTTGTTGAACCTATGAAACATTTTGGAGCTCCTTTGGCAACTGAGAAAACTTCTTTGTTAAGACCTTCAATTGTTGAGTAATAATCTTGTTTTGTGTAAGCAAGGCATCATGAGATTGTAACTGGAGAACTCCTTTCTGTTGTAGTGGAGCTCCTCTCTCACTATGGATCTTATTGTCATTGGTGGCCATGTCAATTAATTCATATGCTTCCTCTAGAATCTTGCACTTGATAttacctccagttgaggcatccaGCATCAATTTAGTTTGTGAGCTAAGACCTCCAAGGAAAAGAATAACCATTGTTGCTTCATTAAAACCATGAGTAGGAGTCTTTCTCAGCAAGTCCTTGTATCTAGACCTGGCTTGTCCTAATGTCTCCTTCATGCCTTgtctgaaagaagaaatttcctgCTTGCCCTTGTTGATCTTTGACTGTGGGAAGTATTTGTTCAAGAACTTTGCAACCACATCTTCCTACTCAATAAAGCTATTTTCATGAAAAGAGTTCAACCACAATTTATCATtgcctccaagagagaaaggaaacaagctcaACTTTATAGCATCATTTGGCACTCCATTTAGCTTCACAGTATTgcaaatttcattaaaagtgGTCAGatgctcatatggactttcatgtgtcagtccattgaattggttgctcttcactAGATGAATCAACGCAGGCTTCATCTCCATACTTGCAGTATTGACCCTCAGCCTTGATATGTTGTTAAAATGATGAGGGCCAACAATTGTTGCATAATTTGCCAAAGTACGCTTACAACCATTTTTGTCCATGCTTTCCTGATCAGATTGTGAAGTCTGTGAAAGTTTCTCTAGATAATATGTTTCTTCTTGGCCTTCTACTAGTCTCaagtccttcaagaagaggtttaaaactttttttgcTTCTAGTTCTGATTGTATCTTGCATAAACTAATCACAAAAACCTAGAAAATATTGTCagcacaaaaacaaaacaaaccacaagataaaacaaaataaaattaaaaataaaaataaagtaaaagttaatcaagaatcacacagaTAGAATAGGTTAAACTGTGAGTCCCCGACAACTTGTTGGGTCACCAggaagtgtaccaaatcgtacaagtaatataaaatggtaagaccaagtatcatgtCCCAAGAGACTCGCAACACAAAAtagttgtgcttttgcttaaccaattaagactgaaaacaatattttgagggttttgaatgcaaagtgcagaaaaataaacatgaatgcaatttgatcaattgaggataagcacaaaagtgaatgaatgatgtttgtaatatgagatgaatatgttgttggggttagatttcaccaagttcactctcatgcataaaagaattcttattcttcattaatgttaacgtcactcactaaattacttaaaactcgattcctcggtgaagaaagcctatccttaattacactacaaaaaaaatcttatttagagGGGGTTATTTAGTGGAGGGTATAAAAAACCCCctcaaattaacatattttataatgtttaatttaaatgatgTAACTGTCAATGATAGTGggagttttaattgtttttaaaggaGGTTTATAACCccttcaaataataatatttttttttcctttatttcctaattttttacatttcttctgtttaaaattttaaactaattctttttttatattgtaaaaatttCATTGCCCTGTATCCCAAAACACTATCTCCCTCTAAAAATCAGACTAAACTCTTTTTCCCTCTAAGAAATTCCTCTAAGCCCTAAAATCCCTTTCTTCATTTCTTCGTTTTCATTCCTTTCTCCCTTTCTTCCTCGCACGttcgttttcttctttcttcctcgcACTGGTTCGTCTattcctttctcttttcattgATATTTCCTTTCGATTAGCCatggttcatttttctttcaaaatcgTAGGTAGACGGAGTTGTAGCGGTGGTTGCGTGGATCGGCCGACCGTGAAGCTTTCACTCGTGCTACAACCTGAGGTACATCGTTCTAACACCCTTCTTGCTTCTTTTTGGTGTATCGCCTGCCTTTTCTGTTCCGCCGTAAGGAAACTGGGTTACTGCACCACAAGAAGTTTCTGGATTTTGGTTTTCTGGCTTCGGTTCATTGGATTGACTAATTGTCTCNNNNNNNNNNNNNNNNNNNNNNNNNNNNNNNNNNNNNNNNNNNNNNNNNNNNNNNNNNNNNNNNNNNNNNNNNNNNNNNNNNNNNNNNNNNNNNNNNNNNNNNNNNNNNNNNNNNNNNNNNNNNNNNNNNNNNNNNNNNNNNNNNNNNNNNNNNNNNNNNNNNNNNNNNNNNNNNNNNNNNNNNNNNNNNNNNNNNNNNNNNNNNNNNNNNNNNNNNNNNNNNNNNNNNNNNNNNNNNNNNNNNNNNNNNNNNNNNNNNNNNNNNNNNNNNNNNNNNNNNNNNNNNNNNNNNNNNNNNNNNNNNNNNNNNNNNNNNNNNNNNNNNNNNNNNNNNNNNNNNNNNNNNNNNNNNNNNNNNNNNNNNNNNNNNNNNNNNNNNNNNNNNNNNNNNNNNNNNNNNNNNNNNNNNNNNNNNNNNNNNNNNNNNNNNNNNNNNNNNNNNNNNNNNNNNNNNNNNNNNNNNNNNNNNNNNNNNNNNNNNNNNNNNNNNNNNNNNNNNNNNNNNNNNNNNNNNNNNNNNNNNNNNNNNNNNNNNNNNNNNNNNNNNNNNNNNNNNNNNNNNNNNNNNNNNNNNNNNNNNNNNNNNNNNNNNNNNNNNNNNNNNNNNNNNNNNNNNNNNNNNNNNNNNNNNNNNNNNNNNNNNNNNNNNNNNNNNNNNNNNNNNNNNNNNNNNNNNNNNNNNNNNNNNNNNNNNNNNNNNNNNNNNNNNNNNNNNNNNNNNNNNNNNNNNNNNNNNNNNNNNNNNNNNNNNNNNNNNNNNNNNNNNNNNNNNNNNNNNNNNNNNNNNNNNNNNNNNNNNNNNNNNNNNNNNNNNNNNNNNNNNNNNNNNNNNNNNNNNNNNNNNNNNNNNNNNNNNNNNNNNNNNNNNNNNNNNNNNNNNNNNNNNNNNNNNNNNNNNNNNNNNNNNNNNNNNNNNNNNNNNNNNNNNNNNNNNNNNNNNNNNNNNNNNNNNNNNNNNNNNNNNNNNNNNNNNNNNNNNNNNNNNNNNNNNNNNNNNNNNNNNNNNNNNNNNNNNNNNNNNNNNNNNNNNNNNNNNNNNNNNNNNNNNNNNNNNNNNNNNNNNNNNNNNNNNNNNNNNNNNNNNNNNNNNNNNNNNNNNNNNNNNNNNNNNNNNNNNNNNNNNNNNNNNNNNNNNNNNNNNNNNNNNNNNNNNNNNNNNNNNNNNNNNNNNNNNNNNNNNNNNNNNNNNNNNNNNNNNNNNNNNNNNNNNNNNNNNNNNNNNNNNNNNNNNNNNNNNNNNNNNNNNNNNNNNNNNNNNNNNNNNNNNNNNNNNNNNNNNNNNNNNNNNNNNNNNNNNNNNNNNNNNNNNNNNNNNNNNNNNNNNNNNNNNNNNNNNNNNNNNNNNNNNNNNNNNNNNNNNNNNNNNNNNNNNNNNNNNNNNNNNNNNNNNNNNNNNNNNNNNNNNNNNNNNNNNNNNNNNNNNNNNNNNNNNNNNNNNNNNNNNNNNNNNNNNNNNNNNNNNNNNNNNNNNNNNNNNNNNNNNNNNNNNNNNNNNNNNNNNNNNNNNNNNNNNNNNNNNNNNNNNNNNNNNNNNNNNNNNNNNNNNNNNNNNNNNNNNNNNNNNNNNNNNNNNNNNNNNNNNNNNNNNNNNNNNNNNNNNNNNNNNNNNNNNNNNNNNNNNNNNNNNNNNNNNNNNNNNNNNNNNNNNNNNNNNNNNNNNNNNNNNNNNNNNNNNNNNNNNNNNNNNNNNNNNNNNNNNNNNNNNNNNNNNNNNNNNNNNNNNNNNNNNNNNNNNNNNNNNNNNNNNNNNNNNNNNNNNNNNNNNNNNNNNNNNNNNNNNNNNNNNNNNNNNNNNNNNNNNNNNNNNNNNNNNNNNNNNNNNNNNNNNNNNNNNNNNNNNNNNNNNNNNNNNNNNNNNNNNNNNNNNNNNNNNNNNNNNNNNNNNNNNNNNNNNNNNNNNNNNNNNNNNNNNNNNNNNNNNNNNNNNNNNNNNNNNNNNNNNNNNNNNNNNNNNNNNNNNNNNNNNNNNNNNNNNNNNNNNNNNNNNNNNNNNNNNNNNNNNNNNNNNNNNNNNNNNNNNNNNNNNNNNNNNNNNNNNNNNNNNNNNNNNNNNNNNNNNNNNNNNNNNNNNNNNNNNNNNNNNNNNNNNNNNNNNNNNNNNNNNNNNNNNNNNNNNNNNNNNNNNNNNNNNNNNNNNNNNNNNNNNNNNNNNNNNNNNNNNNNNNNNNNNNNNNNNNNNNNNNNNNNNNNNNNNNNNNNNNNNNNNNNNNNNNNNNNNNNNNNNNNNNNNNNNNNNNNNNNNNNNNNNNNNNNNNNNNNNNNNNNNNNNNNNNNNNNNNNNNNNNNNNNNNNNNNNNNNNNNNNNNNNNNNNNNNNNNNNNNNNNNNNNNNNNNNNNNNNNNNNNNNNNNNNNNNNNNNNNNNNNNNNNNNNNNNNNNNNNNNNNNNNNNNNNNNNNNNNNNNNNNNNNNNNNNNNNNNNNNNNNNNNNNNNNNNNNNNNNNNNNNNNNNNNNNNNNNNNNNNNNNNNNNNNNNNNNNNNNNNNNNNNNNNNNNNNNNNNNNNNNNNNNNNNNNNNNNNNNNNNNNNNNNNNNNNNNNNNNNNNNNNNNNNNNNNNNNNNNNNNNNNNNNNNNNNNNNNNNNNNNNNNNNNNNNNNNNNNNNNNNNNNNNNNNNNNNNNNNNNNNNNNNNNNNNNNNNNNNNNNNNNNNNNNNNNNNNNNNNNNNNNNNNNNNNNNNNNNNNNNNNNNNNNNNNNNNNNNNNNNNNNNNNNNNNNNNNNNNNNNNNNNNNNNNNNNNNNNNNNNNNNNNNNNNNNNNNNNNNNNNNNNNNNNNNNNNNNNNNNNNNNNNNNNNNNNNNNNNNN encodes the following:
- the LOC106754687 gene encoding uncharacterized protein LOC106754687 translates to MPENTNAPMPTPMAHSSRLTSQGDLFNDEDASSYRRLIGRLIYLTNTRPDITFSVYNLSQFVFPPTSLHQQAAHRILRYLKGSPGNGILFQRTNTNQLKAYSDSDWATCPESRKFITGYSIY